A single Bosea sp. PAMC 26642 DNA region contains:
- a CDS encoding ABC transporter permease, whose product MSQLSITAKRAGWRFASSLPALFGVLVFTFLLMRVLPGDPAVFFASGPSAGKEEIEMIRKQMGLDKPVPEQLVRYLGDIGSGNLGRSLTTGQPVLADLKSRLPASLELTFSALLIALVTAIPLGVAAALRQGSGIDHLVRFICALGVCVPTFVSGLLLIYAFYYLLGIAPDPTGRVDIFTSQPPLVTGFLMIDFALARDWEGWRAAASQLVLPAFTMALFVVAPLARITRAAMLASLGSDFVRTARSLGLPPRKVIVTYALRNAILPVLTIAGIVFSTMLGANVLVEKVFSWPGVASYALDALLASDYAPVQGFVLLMASIFVIVNLTVDVLYGIADPRVSVE is encoded by the coding sequence ATGTCCCAACTCTCCATCACCGCCAAACGCGCGGGCTGGCGCTTCGCGTCGTCGCTTCCGGCGCTGTTTGGGGTGCTCGTCTTCACCTTCCTGCTGATGCGGGTGCTGCCGGGCGATCCGGCAGTTTTCTTCGCGTCGGGGCCGAGCGCCGGCAAGGAGGAAATCGAGATGATCCGCAAGCAGATGGGCCTCGACAAGCCCGTGCCGGAGCAACTCGTGCGCTATCTCGGCGATATCGGCTCGGGCAATCTCGGGCGTTCGCTGACGACCGGGCAGCCGGTATTGGCCGATCTGAAATCGCGGCTACCGGCTTCGCTGGAGCTGACCTTTTCGGCGCTGCTGATCGCGCTCGTCACGGCGATCCCGCTCGGCGTGGCTGCGGCGCTGCGGCAGGGGTCGGGGATCGACCATCTGGTGCGCTTCATCTGCGCGCTCGGCGTCTGCGTGCCGACCTTCGTCTCCGGGCTGCTGCTGATCTACGCCTTCTACTACCTGCTGGGCATTGCGCCGGACCCGACGGGGCGGGTGGACATCTTCACCTCGCAGCCTCCCTTGGTGACGGGCTTCCTCATGATCGATTTCGCGCTGGCCCGCGACTGGGAAGGCTGGCGGGCGGCGGCCTCGCAGCTCGTGCTGCCGGCCTTCACCATGGCGCTGTTCGTGGTCGCGCCGCTGGCGCGGATCACGCGGGCTGCGATGCTGGCCTCGCTCGGCAGCGATTTCGTGCGCACCGCGCGCTCGCTCGGCCTGCCGCCGCGAAAGGTCATCGTGACCTATGCGCTGCGCAACGCGATCCTGCCGGTGCTGACCATCGCAGGCATCGTGTTTTCGACCATGCTGGGTGCGAATGTGCTGGTCGAGAAGGTGTTCTCCTGGCCGGGCGTCGCCTCCTATGCGCTCGATGCGCTGCTGGCGTCGGATTATGCGCCGGTGCAGGGCTTCGTGCTGCTGATGGCCTCGATCTTCGTGATCGTGAACCTGACCGTGGACGTGCTCTACGGCATCGCTGATCCCAGGGTGTCGGTGGAATGA
- a CDS encoding histidine kinase: MPTLFRFVAFLVILAGLVFGGMIALVTFVTPEPREMIEVVPPAKLQPR; encoded by the coding sequence GTGCCGACGCTGTTCAGATTCGTCGCCTTCCTCGTCATCCTGGCCGGGCTCGTCTTCGGCGGCATGATCGCGCTGGTCACCTTCGTGACGCCGGAGCCGCGCGAGATGATCGAGGTGGTGCCGCCCGCAAAGCTGCAGCCGCGATGA
- a CDS encoding ABC transporter permease, whose amino-acid sequence MSSATLRHTVWILRGNPVTAVAAAGAFILCLLAIIGPSIVPFDPIASDVPNALRPPSATYWAGTDQLGRDVFSRLVVAARLDLAIAASAVTLSFVVGAVIGALCGYNGGRLDRYVGRFIDVLMAFPLFVLAMAMVAALGNRVENIVIATAIINLPFYIRFARAEVNVRRNAGWVEAARACGDSHVSVVLRFLLPNVLPAMAVQVSLNLGWAILNAAGLSFIGLGVSAPTPEWGIMVAEGARFISTGKWWLVAFPGLALMLTVLCFNLLGDGLRDILDPRMRT is encoded by the coding sequence ATGAGCTCCGCCACGCTGCGCCACACCGTCTGGATACTGCGCGGAAACCCGGTCACGGCTGTTGCCGCGGCAGGGGCGTTCATCCTGTGCCTGCTCGCGATCATCGGCCCCTCGATCGTGCCGTTCGATCCGATCGCCTCGGATGTGCCCAATGCGCTGCGGCCGCCGAGCGCGACCTATTGGGCGGGCACCGACCAGCTCGGCCGCGACGTGTTCAGCCGGCTCGTCGTCGCGGCGCGGCTCGATCTCGCGATCGCCGCGTCGGCCGTGACGCTGTCCTTCGTCGTGGGCGCGGTGATCGGTGCGCTCTGCGGTTACAACGGCGGCCGGCTCGACCGCTATGTCGGGCGCTTCATCGATGTGCTGATGGCGTTTCCGCTGTTCGTGCTGGCGATGGCGATGGTGGCGGCGCTGGGCAACCGGGTTGAGAACATCGTCATCGCCACCGCGATCATCAACCTGCCGTTCTATATCCGCTTCGCGCGGGCCGAGGTGAATGTCCGGCGCAATGCCGGCTGGGTGGAAGCCGCTCGCGCTTGCGGCGACAGCCATGTCTCGGTGGTGCTGCGCTTCCTCCTGCCGAACGTGCTGCCGGCGATGGCGGTGCAGGTCTCGCTCAATCTCGGCTGGGCGATCCTGAATGCAGCGGGCCTCTCCTTCATCGGGCTCGGAGTCTCGGCGCCGACGCCGGAATGGGGCATCATGGTCGCCGAGGGCGCCCGCTTCATCTCGACGGGGAAATGGTGGCTGGTCGCCTTTCCGGGGCTGGCGCTGATGCTGACGGTGCTGTGCTTCAACCTGCTCGGCGACGGATTGCGCGACATCCTCGACCCGCGCATGCGGACGTGA
- a CDS encoding SDR family oxidoreductase, with the protein MRLPGKVALITGAGSGIGRATALLFAMEGARVALVDRDAEGAAETVAAVAAAGGEAISCVGDVGEPDFAEMAAEGALTRWGQIDVLMTAAGFSCGGTVTTTKPEDWDAVFRANVGGTWLFGRAAIPAMQRQGGGSIITLASQLALAGGRGNSAYIAAKGAILSLTRTMALDYAADRIRVNAIAPGAIDTPMLRRSFARHSDPEPIREASRNRHALKRFGTAEEIAQGALYLASDEASFTTGTTLVVDGGWLAA; encoded by the coding sequence ATGAGGTTGCCGGGCAAGGTCGCGCTGATCACGGGGGCAGGTTCGGGCATCGGCCGGGCGACCGCGCTGCTGTTTGCCATGGAGGGCGCGCGAGTCGCGCTCGTCGATCGCGATGCGGAGGGGGCAGCGGAGACCGTTGCCGCCGTCGCGGCGGCCGGCGGGGAGGCGATCTCCTGCGTCGGCGATGTCGGCGAGCCCGATTTTGCCGAGATGGCGGCGGAGGGCGCGCTGACGCGCTGGGGGCAAATCGACGTGCTGATGACGGCGGCCGGATTTTCTTGCGGCGGTACCGTCACCACGACGAAGCCCGAGGACTGGGACGCGGTGTTCCGTGCGAATGTCGGCGGCACCTGGCTGTTCGGCCGTGCGGCGATCCCGGCAATGCAGCGGCAGGGCGGCGGCTCGATCATCACGCTCGCCTCGCAACTGGCGCTGGCGGGCGGGCGCGGCAACAGCGCCTACATCGCCGCCAAGGGCGCGATCCTGAGCCTGACGCGGACGATGGCGCTGGACTATGCCGCCGACCGCATCCGCGTGAACGCGATCGCGCCCGGCGCCATCGACACGCCGATGCTGCGGCGAAGCTTCGCCCGCCATTCTGATCCGGAGCCGATCCGCGAGGCCTCGCGCAACCGCCATGCACTGAAGCGCTTCGGGACCGCCGAGGAGATTGCGCAGGGCGCGCTTTATCTCGCCAGCGACGAGGCCTCCTTCACCACCGGCACGACGCTCGTCGTCGATGGCGGCTGGCTTGCCGCTTGA
- a CDS encoding polyhydroxyalkanoic acid system family protein codes for MAKPVSITVSHDLGREAAVARLRGGIDRVRDKLGLVRMQLVEETWTGDTLQFGVAALGQTVRGSLAVEETLVRVEVMLPWILAVFAEKLKLGVERQGRILLEKPKA; via the coding sequence ATGGCCAAGCCCGTCAGCATCACCGTTTCCCATGATCTCGGCCGCGAAGCCGCAGTCGCGCGCCTGCGCGGCGGCATCGACCGCGTTCGCGACAAGCTCGGCCTCGTCAGGATGCAGCTCGTCGAGGAGACCTGGACCGGCGACACGCTTCAGTTCGGCGTCGCGGCGCTGGGCCAAACTGTCCGGGGCTCGCTTGCGGTCGAGGAAACCCTGGTGCGGGTCGAGGTCATGTTGCCCTGGATCCTCGCCGTATTCGCCGAAAAACTGAAGTTGGGTGTCGAACGGCAGGGCCGGATTCTGCTCGAAAAACCCAAGGCCTGA
- a CDS encoding NAD(P)-binding domain-containing protein gives MKHDGLSVLESRIASDLARIAHPRTPWLEPVIGPDGKPAHDVIVIGGGQSGLATAFGLLRSQVTNILVLDKAPAGREGPWRSYARMQTLRSPKDFTGPDLDVPSLTYQSWHEAKFGVESWDELALIPTGHWADYLDWFRHVVGIPARNNAEVVDIAPAGSLLAVTVSSDGGTEVLHARKIVLATGQEGMGHWSLPQALAALPSSRRAHCAESIDFAALAGKRVAVIGAGASAFDNAATALEVGAAQVHLLCRRPQAQVIQPYRWLTFRGFLRHLGDLDDAWRWRFMSTVLAMREGFPQATYDRCARHKAFALHFGAPVHSVIDGPHGVEIATPQGPVTVDFIIAATGIDIDASVRPELARCAGNIASWGDRYTPPESERDERLARFPYLGDDYALIEREPGQTPWIADIHLFTIASTMSFGASGSSINAMTTAVPKLVSGITRGLFRADVEKHWASFQAYDVPQAILAESTAKLFT, from the coding sequence ATGAAGCATGACGGATTATCTGTCTTGGAAAGCCGGATCGCGAGCGACCTCGCGCGGATCGCGCATCCGCGCACGCCGTGGCTCGAACCGGTGATCGGCCCCGACGGCAAGCCGGCCCATGACGTGATCGTCATCGGCGGCGGCCAGTCCGGGCTTGCGACGGCATTTGGCCTGCTGCGCTCGCAGGTCACCAATATCCTCGTCCTCGACAAGGCTCCGGCCGGTCGAGAGGGACCATGGCGTTCCTATGCGCGGATGCAGACGCTGCGCAGCCCGAAGGATTTTACCGGCCCCGACCTCGACGTACCCAGCCTGACCTACCAATCCTGGCACGAGGCGAAGTTCGGGGTCGAGAGCTGGGACGAACTCGCGCTGATCCCGACGGGCCATTGGGCCGACTACCTCGACTGGTTCCGGCATGTCGTCGGTATCCCCGCGCGCAACAATGCGGAGGTGGTCGATATCGCGCCCGCCGGTTCGCTGCTGGCGGTCACGGTGTCGAGCGACGGCGGAACGGAGGTGCTGCACGCCCGCAAGATCGTGCTCGCTACCGGGCAGGAGGGCATGGGCCACTGGTCGCTGCCGCAGGCGCTGGCAGCGCTGCCTTCGTCGCGACGGGCGCATTGCGCGGAGTCGATCGATTTCGCAGCGCTGGCCGGCAAGCGCGTGGCCGTGATCGGGGCCGGCGCCTCGGCCTTCGACAATGCCGCCACCGCGCTGGAGGTGGGCGCGGCGCAAGTGCATCTGCTGTGCCGGCGGCCGCAGGCGCAGGTGATCCAGCCCTATCGCTGGCTGACGTTCAGGGGGTTCCTGCGCCATCTCGGAGATCTCGACGATGCCTGGCGCTGGCGCTTCATGAGCACGGTGCTGGCGATGCGCGAAGGGTTTCCGCAGGCGACTTATGATCGCTGTGCCCGGCACAAGGCTTTCGCGCTGCATTTTGGCGCGCCGGTGCATAGCGTGATCGACGGTCCGCACGGCGTCGAGATCGCCACGCCGCAGGGGCCGGTCACTGTCGATTTCATCATCGCCGCGACGGGCATCGACATCGACGCGTCGGTCAGGCCGGAACTGGCGCGCTGCGCCGGGAACATCGCGTCATGGGGCGACCGTTACACGCCGCCCGAAAGCGAGCGCGACGAACGACTGGCACGCTTTCCCTATCTCGGGGACGATTATGCGCTGATCGAGCGCGAGCCCGGGCAGACGCCCTGGATTGCCGACATCCACCTCTTCACCATCGCTTCGACGATGAGCTTCGGCGCTTCGGGTTCCTCGATCAACGCGATGACGACGGCTGTGCCAAAACTGGTGTCCGGCATTACGCGCGGGCTGTTCCGCGCCGACGTCGAAAAGCACTGGGCATCGTTCCAGGCCTATGATGTGCCGCAGGCGATTCTGGCTGAATCGACAGCAAAACTCTTCACCTGA
- a CDS encoding ABC transporter substrate-binding protein: MTIVKTTWLAAALLASTALPVLAQTRAETLRHVTGAAINTLDPNIPGSTREAFGLSLLTYDRLLSFGKKQLDGKWVFDLDSFKPELAESYTVSPDGLKITFALRKDAKFHDGTPVTAEDVKWSLDRAVTANVLGKGQLLTGSLTSADQFKIVDAHTFEVTLPKPDKLALANLAVVYPVIFNSKLAKSKATAEDPWALAWLKENTAGSGAYIIESFKPGETTILRRNPDWNRGSAEKPASFKRIITQTIPEAATRANLVEKGDADIAIDLQATDAADLEKKGKLKVISTPQYNSITFVSFNNQMPPFDKLEVRKAIAAALPYDDMFKAALFGRGAPLYGATWADGKAPTGATFPIPQPLKTDLADAKKLLTAAGFPDGFSTTFSFNVGQAGTAEPMAALLKESLAKVGIKVEIQKLPDAQMSTLINEKKVPFFTEGIVAWLPSMDYFYRNFYIGPIRWNYASLDDAKITEWAQAARFEPDAAKYAALGKELNTRHFELMPQIPLWQPSQDAVMASSIDGYVYQFHRQIDFRDLSRK; this comes from the coding sequence ATGACCATCGTGAAGACGACCTGGCTGGCTGCCGCGCTTCTTGCCTCCACTGCGCTGCCGGTGCTGGCACAGACCCGCGCGGAAACGTTGCGCCACGTCACGGGCGCGGCGATCAACACCCTCGACCCCAACATCCCCGGCTCGACGCGCGAGGCCTTCGGCCTTTCGCTGCTGACCTATGACCGGCTGCTCTCCTTCGGGAAGAAGCAGCTCGACGGGAAATGGGTGTTCGATCTCGACAGCTTCAAGCCCGAGCTCGCCGAGAGCTACACCGTCAGCCCCGACGGCTTGAAGATCACCTTCGCCTTGCGCAAAGACGCCAAGTTCCATGACGGGACGCCGGTGACTGCCGAGGATGTGAAGTGGTCGCTCGACCGCGCCGTGACCGCCAATGTACTCGGCAAGGGCCAGCTCCTGACGGGATCGCTGACCAGTGCCGACCAGTTCAAGATCGTCGATGCGCACACCTTCGAAGTGACACTGCCCAAACCCGACAAGCTGGCGCTCGCCAATCTCGCCGTGGTCTATCCGGTGATCTTCAACTCCAAGCTCGCCAAATCGAAGGCGACGGCCGAAGACCCCTGGGCGCTGGCCTGGCTGAAGGAAAACACCGCGGGCTCGGGCGCCTATATCATCGAGAGCTTCAAGCCGGGCGAGACCACGATCCTGCGCCGCAACCCGGACTGGAACCGCGGCTCGGCCGAAAAGCCGGCGAGCTTCAAGCGCATCATCACCCAGACCATCCCCGAGGCCGCGACGCGGGCCAACCTCGTCGAGAAGGGCGACGCCGACATCGCCATCGACCTGCAAGCGACCGACGCCGCCGATCTCGAGAAGAAGGGCAAGCTCAAGGTCATCTCGACGCCCCAGTACAATTCGATCACCTTCGTCTCGTTCAACAACCAGATGCCGCCCTTCGACAAACTCGAGGTGCGCAAGGCGATCGCAGCCGCGCTGCCCTATGACGACATGTTCAAGGCGGCGCTGTTCGGGCGCGGGGCGCCGCTCTATGGCGCGACCTGGGCGGACGGCAAGGCCCCGACGGGCGCGACCTTCCCGATCCCGCAGCCGCTGAAGACTGATCTGGCAGACGCCAAGAAGCTCCTGACCGCGGCGGGCTTTCCTGACGGCTTCTCGACGACGTTCTCGTTCAATGTCGGCCAGGCTGGCACGGCCGAGCCGATGGCGGCGCTGCTGAAGGAATCGCTCGCCAAGGTCGGCATCAAGGTCGAGATCCAGAAGCTGCCGGACGCGCAGATGTCGACGCTGATCAACGAGAAGAAGGTGCCGTTCTTCACCGAGGGCATCGTCGCCTGGCTGCCCTCGATGGATTACTTCTACCGGAATTTCTATATCGGCCCGATCCGCTGGAACTACGCCTCGCTCGACGATGCGAAGATCACCGAATGGGCGCAGGCGGCGCGCTTCGAGCCGGATGCGGCGAAGTATGCGGCGCTCGGCAAGGAACTGAACACGCGGCATTTCGAGCTGATGCCGCAAATCCCGCTCTGGCAGCCCTCGCAGGACGCGGTGATGGCGTCGTCCATCGACGGTTATGTCTACCAGTTCCACCGCCAGATCGATTTTCGCGATCTGAGCCGGAAGTGA
- the nikE gene encoding nickel ABC transporter ATP-binding protein NikE encodes MAAVPGEPLLAIDDLHVSFSTRRGLVEAVRGVSLNVATGETLGIVGESGSGKSVTAFVVTRLLDASGRIDRGSIRFKGQDITKASSKQLRSLHGAAVSMIFQNPRGALNPIRSVGRQIADAIMAHERISAGEGRARALDLLKAVLIRDPEKRLDAYPHELSGGMCQRVMIAMAIACEPALLIADEPTTGLDVTTQKTVMDLVARLTAERGMAMILITHDLGLASRYCQRVVVMEQGRVVEEAQPLDLFSAPQHPYTKRLVAASPTATSTIADLAPSHSPHPEEAGLAAVSKDAPARSGASFETKPAASPQDEGWGGDKRQRPPGTPLLLEVQKLVKRYDGGVVAVDDVSFSIRAGESLGLVGESGSGKSTISRMVCRLIDASEGEILFDGRAIGSLPARDFHRSEFRKDIQIVFQDPTDSLNPRFNAFDCIAHPLRRLLGMKDGAALTGRVRECAQRAGLPSDLLERFPHQLSGGQKARVGIARAIACRPRLLILDEPTAALDVSVQAVILQLLDRLRREDDLALLFVSHDLNVVRMMCERTVVLQNGRIVEQGESARLFSAPQTAYARELLDAVLHLGGPTARRDTRAPVEQA; translated from the coding sequence ATGGCGGCCGTTCCGGGCGAGCCCCTGCTCGCGATCGACGATCTGCATGTTTCGTTCTCGACGCGGCGCGGGCTGGTCGAGGCCGTGCGGGGCGTGTCGCTGAACGTCGCGACGGGCGAGACACTCGGCATCGTCGGCGAAAGCGGCTCGGGCAAGTCGGTGACGGCCTTCGTGGTGACGCGGCTGCTCGATGCGTCGGGCCGGATCGACCGGGGCAGCATCCGCTTCAAGGGCCAGGACATCACGAAGGCCTCGTCGAAGCAGCTGCGCTCCCTGCATGGCGCCGCCGTCTCGATGATCTTCCAGAACCCGCGCGGCGCGCTGAATCCGATCCGCAGCGTCGGCCGGCAGATCGCCGATGCGATCATGGCCCATGAGCGCATCTCGGCGGGCGAGGGCCGGGCGCGTGCGCTCGATCTCCTCAAGGCCGTGCTGATCCGCGATCCCGAGAAGCGGCTCGACGCCTATCCGCACGAGCTGTCGGGCGGGATGTGCCAGCGCGTCATGATCGCGATGGCGATCGCCTGCGAGCCGGCGCTGCTGATCGCAGACGAGCCGACCACCGGGCTCGACGTCACCACGCAGAAGACGGTGATGGACCTCGTCGCACGACTCACCGCCGAGCGTGGCATGGCGATGATCCTGATCACGCATGATCTCGGTCTAGCCTCGCGCTACTGCCAGCGCGTGGTGGTGATGGAACAGGGCAGGGTGGTCGAGGAGGCTCAGCCCCTCGACCTGTTCAGCGCGCCGCAGCACCCCTACACGAAGCGCCTCGTCGCGGCCTCGCCGACTGCGACCTCGACGATCGCTGATCTGGCGCCATCCCATAGCCCTCATCCTGAGGAGGCCGGCTTAGCGGCCGTCTCGAAGGATGCTCCAGCGCGCTCTGGAGCATCCTTCGAGACGAAGCCTGCGGCTTCTCCTCAGGATGAGGGCTGGGGAGGCGACAAAAGACAGCGCCCACCCGGCACGCCGCTGCTGCTCGAAGTCCAGAAGCTCGTGAAGCGCTATGATGGCGGGGTCGTTGCGGTCGATGACGTGTCGTTCTCGATCAGGGCCGGCGAGAGCCTTGGCCTTGTCGGCGAATCCGGCTCGGGGAAGAGCACGATTTCGCGCATGGTCTGCCGGCTGATCGATGCCAGCGAGGGCGAGATCCTGTTCGACGGGCGCGCCATCGGCTCGCTGCCGGCGCGCGACTTCCACCGGTCCGAATTCCGCAAGGATATCCAGATCGTCTTCCAGGACCCGACCGACAGCCTCAATCCGCGTTTCAACGCGTTCGACTGCATCGCCCATCCGCTGCGGCGGTTGCTCGGCATGAAGGATGGCGCTGCACTGACGGGCCGTGTGCGCGAATGTGCGCAGCGCGCCGGGCTGCCGAGCGACCTGCTGGAGCGCTTTCCACATCAGCTGTCGGGCGGGCAGAAGGCTCGCGTCGGCATTGCGCGCGCCATCGCCTGCCGGCCGCGCCTGCTGATCCTCGACGAGCCGACGGCGGCGCTCGACGTCTCGGTGCAGGCGGTGATCCTGCAACTGCTCGACCGCCTGCGCCGCGAGGACGATCTGGCGCTGCTCTTCGTCAGCCATGATCTCAACGTCGTGCGGATGATGTGCGAGCGCACGGTGGTGCTGCAGAACGGCCGTATCGTCGAGCAGGGGGAGAGTGCCCGGCTGTTCAGCGCGCCGCAGACGGCCTATGCACGCGAACTGCTGGATGCTGTGCTGCATCTGGGCGGGCCGACCGCAAGGCGCGACACGCGCGCTCCCGTCGAACAGGCGTGA
- a CDS encoding NAD-dependent epimerase/dehydratase family protein, with translation MRVLIFGGVGFVGLNIAERFLRAGDEVVLFDRAPLPETARAAFSGLSGALTAIVADVTDAAAVTEAIVPGVDVVVMGAAITAGSARDAADPEAILRVNLLAQVPILRAAAASGVRRVINLSSAAAYGAAGEREPELTEETPGDPAGLYAITKWASERVGNRLGGLWGLDVVSLRLSGVFGPWERATGVRDTLSPHCQILAAAVAGEAAILPRPGLRDWIYAPDVADAVHVIAGAPTLRERLYNISTGLRFSALDWGIALAKEFPGFLCRLAEAGEEATIDLHGPGDRAPLAVTRMADEFGWQAATSGAESAAHLAAWWRAHGVRSEASR, from the coding sequence GTGAGAGTCCTGATTTTCGGCGGCGTCGGCTTCGTCGGTCTCAACATCGCCGAACGCTTCCTGCGCGCCGGGGACGAGGTCGTGCTGTTCGACCGCGCGCCGCTGCCCGAGACTGCGCGCGCCGCCTTCTCCGGTCTGTCCGGGGCCCTGACGGCGATCGTCGCCGACGTCACCGACGCCGCGGCTGTAACCGAGGCAATCGTGCCGGGCGTGGACGTCGTGGTGATGGGAGCGGCGATCACGGCGGGCTCGGCCCGCGACGCCGCCGATCCCGAGGCGATTCTGCGGGTCAACCTGCTGGCGCAGGTGCCGATCCTGCGTGCGGCCGCGGCATCCGGGGTTCGCCGCGTGATCAATCTGAGTTCGGCTGCCGCCTATGGCGCGGCCGGGGAGCGCGAGCCCGAGCTGACCGAAGAGACGCCGGGCGATCCCGCCGGGCTCTATGCGATCACGAAATGGGCGAGCGAACGGGTCGGCAATCGGCTCGGCGGGCTCTGGGGCCTCGATGTCGTGAGCCTGCGGCTCAGCGGCGTGTTCGGGCCGTGGGAGCGGGCGACCGGCGTGCGCGACACGCTGAGCCCGCATTGCCAGATCCTCGCCGCCGCGGTCGCCGGCGAAGCCGCGATCCTGCCCCGTCCCGGTTTGCGCGACTGGATCTACGCGCCCGATGTTGCAGATGCCGTACATGTCATCGCCGGCGCCCCGACGCTGCGCGAGCGGCTCTACAACATTTCGACCGGCCTACGCTTTTCGGCGCTCGACTGGGGGATCGCGCTGGCGAAAGAGTTTCCCGGCTTCCTCTGCCGGCTGGCGGAGGCCGGCGAGGAAGCGACGATCGACCTCCATGGGCCGGGCGACCGGGCGCCGCTCGCAGTGACGCGGATGGCGGACGAGTTCGGCTGGCAGGCGGCGACGAGTGGCGCGGAATCGGCGGCGCATCTGGCGGCGTGGTGGCGGGCGCATGGCGTTCGATCGGAGGCGTCGCGATGA
- a CDS encoding site-specific tyrosine recombinase XerD, with protein MSRQARARLKAFLDMMAAERGAARNTLDAYERDIEDYLEFLGGRELTEVVADDIRGWLGDLAGRGLKASSSARRLSAVRQFHRFLYTEGLSPKDPSAAIEGPRQGRPLPKVVSVGDVDALIEAARCAAEREGLTPAARVRALRMRCLIEMLYATGLRVSELIALPLSAATTRERFLVVRGKGDKDRLVPLNEAARLSAQTYLGAAREAGAAEGRWLFPSDGESGHLTRQAFARDLKSLGAAAGLSPSVLSPHVLRHAFASHLLQNGADLRVVQELLGHADIATTQIYTHVLDDRLKSMVRDLHPLADEG; from the coding sequence ATGAGCCGGCAGGCGCGGGCGCGGCTCAAGGCCTTTCTCGACATGATGGCGGCCGAGCGCGGCGCGGCCCGCAATACGCTCGACGCCTATGAGCGCGATATCGAGGACTATCTCGAATTTTTGGGCGGGCGCGAGCTGACCGAGGTCGTCGCCGACGATATCCGGGGATGGCTCGGCGATCTGGCGGGGCGTGGGCTTAAGGCATCATCGAGCGCGCGGCGGCTGTCGGCGGTGCGGCAGTTCCACCGCTTCCTCTATACCGAGGGCCTGTCTCCCAAGGACCCCTCCGCCGCGATCGAGGGGCCGCGCCAGGGCCGGCCGCTGCCCAAGGTGGTCTCGGTCGGCGATGTCGACGCGCTGATCGAGGCCGCCAGGTGTGCGGCCGAGCGGGAGGGACTGACGCCCGCCGCACGGGTCAGGGCGCTGCGCATGCGCTGCCTGATCGAGATGCTCTATGCGACGGGCCTGCGCGTTTCGGAGCTGATCGCGCTGCCGCTCTCGGCCGCGACGACGCGCGAGCGCTTCCTGGTTGTGCGCGGCAAAGGCGACAAGGACAGGCTGGTGCCGCTGAACGAGGCGGCGCGGCTGTCCGCTCAAACCTATCTTGGGGCGGCGCGGGAGGCCGGGGCTGCGGAAGGGCGCTGGCTGTTTCCCTCCGATGGCGAGAGCGGGCACCTGACGCGGCAGGCCTTCGCGCGCGATCTCAAGAGTCTCGGCGCAGCGGCGGGGTTGTCACCCTCGGTCCTAAGCCCCCATGTGCTGCGGCACGCCTTTGCCAGCCATCTGCTGCAGAACGGCGCCGATCTCCGGGTGGTGCAGGAGCTGCTCGGCCATGCCGACATCGCGACGACGCAGATCTACACCCATGTCCTCGACGACCGGCTGAAGAGCATGGTGCGCGACCTCCACCCGCTGGCCGACGAGGGCTGA
- a CDS encoding shikimate kinase yields the protein MSMNADTIETIDRTELRAALGQRAIVLVGMMGSGKSSVGRRLGARLGLSFVDADTEIETAAGMTIPEIFSQRGETEFRDGERRVISRILTTRAPLVLATGGGAYMNAETRGRIAELGISIWLRAEPDVLMRRVRKRSNRPLLQTADPDATLRRMLLEREPVYALADLTLTSRDVPHEVVVEDAILALDRYLRSPQPERTVS from the coding sequence ATGAGCATGAACGCAGACACGATCGAAACGATCGACCGGACGGAATTGCGCGCCGCGCTCGGGCAGCGCGCCATCGTGCTCGTCGGCATGATGGGCTCGGGCAAGAGCTCGGTCGGTCGCCGGCTGGGCGCCCGACTCGGCCTGTCCTTCGTCGATGCCGATACCGAAATCGAGACCGCCGCCGGCATGACGATCCCGGAGATCTTTTCCCAGCGCGGCGAGACCGAGTTCCGCGACGGCGAGCGTCGCGTCATCAGCCGCATCCTCACGACGCGCGCACCGCTCGTTCTCGCGACCGGCGGCGGTGCCTATATGAACGCCGAGACGCGCGGCCGTATCGCTGAGCTCGGCATCTCGATCTGGCTCAGAGCCGAGCCCGACGTGCTGATGCGCCGCGTGCGCAAGCGCTCGAACCGGCCTTTGCTGCAGACCGCCGACCCCGACGCCACCTTGCGGCGTATGCTGCTCGAGCGCGAGCCGGTCTACGCGCTGGCCGACCTGACCCTGACCTCCCGCGACGTCCCCCATGAGGTCGTCGTCGAGGATGCCATCCTCGCGCTCGACCGGTATCTTCGGTCGCCGCAGCCGGAACGGACCGTTTCGTGA